One genomic region from Microcystis panniformis FACHB-1757 encodes:
- a CDS encoding tetratricopeptide repeat protein — protein MKSFALLTTVSLIGLSTLATVRPVIALESRQPAETLIAQTNYKEAIAHFNRGINYIQQEKYDLAVAQFTRAIELDPDYAEAYLGRGMIYTIREQWRPAFQDLNTAIRLNPRAAYAYHFRGYVHLAFNQRQNAIADLTTAAELFRQQGNTEMYNSAIEALRQIGA, from the coding sequence ATGAAATCCTTTGCCCTTCTCACCACCGTCAGTCTAATCGGCCTCTCCACCCTCGCGACTGTTCGCCCCGTCATCGCCCTAGAGAGCCGACAACCAGCCGAAACCCTGATCGCTCAAACGAACTACAAAGAAGCGATCGCCCACTTTAACCGGGGAATTAACTACATCCAACAGGAAAAATATGATCTCGCCGTCGCTCAATTCACCAGAGCGATCGAACTCGATCCGGACTATGCCGAAGCTTACCTCGGTCGGGGCATGATTTACACGATTCGCGAACAATGGCGACCGGCGTTTCAAGACCTGAACACCGCGATCCGACTAAACCCCCGCGCTGCCTACGCTTACCATTTCCGCGGATACGTCCATCTCGCATTTAACCAGAGACAAAATGCGATCGCCGATCTAACAACGGCCGCCGAATTATTTCGCCAGCAGGGAAACACAGAAATGTACAACAGCGCCATAGAAGCACTACGGCAGATAGGTGCGTAA
- a CDS encoding Uma2 family endonuclease, whose product MVSKSPTITDAELIRLSCQNPELGFERNADGTLVTMAPIGSISANRELKAGARLLYWVEQNGLGEVFSSSGGFKLANSAVRSPDVAFVARERLPSGWQEREDEFLDLAPDFVIEIRSKTDSLSKLKRKMEEYRENGVKLGWLIDRHNKQAFVYRQDGTITCYPENAILSGEDVVPGFTLALEILL is encoded by the coding sequence ATGGTAAGCAAATCCCCGACGATTACCGATGCGGAATTAATTCGCCTCAGTTGTCAGAACCCGGAATTAGGCTTTGAACGCAATGCAGATGGAACGTTAGTCACTATGGCCCCGATCGGAAGTATTTCAGCGAATCGAGAACTGAAAGCCGGCGCTCGCCTGCTCTACTGGGTCGAACAGAACGGGTTAGGAGAGGTATTTAGTTCTAGCGGCGGTTTTAAACTGGCCAATAGCGCGGTACGCTCTCCCGATGTGGCTTTCGTGGCGAGAGAACGTTTACCGTCCGGTTGGCAGGAAAGGGAGGATGAATTTCTCGATCTCGCGCCGGATTTCGTGATCGAGATCCGTTCTAAAACCGATAGTTTATCCAAGTTAAAGCGGAAAATGGAGGAGTATCGGGAGAACGGGGTGAAGTTAGGATGGTTGATCGATCGCCACAATAAACAGGCTTTCGTCTACCGTCAGGACGGGACGATTACCTGTTATCCCGAGAACGCGATTTTAAGCGGGGAGGATGTGGTTCCGGGGTTCACCCTAGCGCTAGAAATCTTGCTGTAA
- a CDS encoding DUF4160 domain-containing protein encodes MVRYISCLAKSGKISFNLMPEIFRLEGYVFFFYANEGNEPMHVHVRRGGGYAKFWLEPLELDYAKGLKTKEIVRAEVIITENIEIIRRKWHDVFGT; translated from the coding sequence ATGGTGCGTTACATTTCATGCTTGGCGAAATCCGGCAAAATAAGCTTTAACCTCATGCCAGAAATTTTCAGACTGGAAGGCTATGTTTTCTTTTTCTATGCCAATGAAGGCAATGAACCCATGCACGTTCACGTTCGACGGGGCGGCGGATATGCTAAATTTTGGCTAGAGCCGCTAGAATTGGATTATGCTAAAGGTCTAAAAACCAAAGAAATTGTTCGGGCTGAAGTTATCATTACAGAAAATATAGAAATAATACGGAGGAAATGGCACGATGTATTTGGTACATGA
- a CDS encoding DUF2442 domain-containing protein translates to MYLVHESIVKAQKVWVEDKWICIRLEDDREIRFPAYKNKRLSKATFEQLAEVELICDGTGLHWETLDEDLSIIGILEGRLGA, encoded by the coding sequence ATGTATTTGGTACATGAAAGCATAGTAAAAGCTCAAAAAGTTTGGGTTGAAGATAAATGGATTTGTATTCGTTTAGAAGACGATAGAGAAATTCGTTTTCCTGCTTATAAAAATAAACGCTTATCAAAAGCAACCTTTGAACAATTAGCAGAGGTTGAGTTAATTTGTGATGGCACGGGATTACATTGGGAAACCTTAGATGAGGATTTGTCCATCATTGGCATTTTAGAAGGAAGATTGGGTGCTTAA
- a CDS encoding HepT-like ribonuclease domain-containing protein: protein MNEDQVYLEYILDCIDKIKDYSQGGKQEFFANSMISDAIIRRLQTLAESTQRLSEELKVNIPDVDWRNISGFRNILVHDYLGGIDLNTVWEVVENYLDDLKEQILRYLESVS from the coding sequence ATGAATGAAGATCAAGTTTATCTTGAATACATTTTAGACTGTATTGATAAAATTAAGGACTATTCCCAAGGAGGAAAACAGGAGTTTTTTGCTAATTCAATGATCAGCGATGCTATCATTAGACGCTTACAAACTTTGGCAGAATCAACTCAACGGCTTTCGGAGGAATTAAAGGTCAATATTCCCGATGTTGACTGGCGTAATATTTCTGGTTTTAGGAATATTTTAGTACATGATTATTTAGGGGGAATTGACCTTAATACAGTTTGGGAGGTGGTAGAAAATTATTTGGATGATTTGAAAGAACAGATTTTAAGATATCTAGAATCAGTTTCTTAG
- a CDS encoding nucleotidyltransferase family protein: MTLKQLIQDKREDILKIATKHGAFNVRVFGSVARGEETENSDIDFLIDYDLAKTSPWFPGGLLVDLEALLGCKVDVVTEKSLHHLIKQRILKEAIKL; the protein is encoded by the coding sequence ATGACCTTAAAACAACTCATACAAGACAAACGAGAGGATATCCTAAAAATTGCCACCAAACATGGTGCTTTTAATGTGCGTGTATTTGGTTCCGTTGCTAGAGGTGAGGAAACCGAAAATAGTGATATTGATTTTTTAATTGATTATGATTTAGCTAAAACGTCCCCTTGGTTTCCCGGTGGATTATTAGTTGATTTAGAGGCTCTCTTAGGGTGTAAAGTGGATGTAGTAACTGAAAAAAGCCTTCATCATCTAATTAAACAGCGAATCTTAAAGGAGGCAATTAAGTTATGA
- a CDS encoding type II toxin-antitoxin system HicB family antitoxin — translation MITYLATVHKDNHSDYGVQFYDFPGCISAGETIEEAKKMATEALKGHISFMLADGDEIPTPSTLETILTDADHQDAIAFLLIEVSEAILNHQELCVKN, via the coding sequence ATGATTACTTATTTAGCCACCGTTCATAAAGATAACCATAGTGATTATGGGGTACAATTTTATGACTTTCCGGGTTGTATTAGTGCAGGAGAAACCATCGAAGAAGCGAAAAAAATGGCAACTGAAGCCTTAAAAGGTCATATTTCCTTTATGTTGGCAGATGGGGACGAAATTCCCACCCCTAGCACCCTCGAAACCATTTTAACCGACGCGGATCATCAAGATGCGATCGCTTTTCTGCTCATTGAGGTATCAGAAGCTATTTTAAACCATCAGGAATTGTGTGTAAAAAACTAG
- a CDS encoding type II toxin-antitoxin system HicA family toxin — MESREIIKKLKDEGWYQVGTTGSHHHFKHPHKKGKVTVPHPKKDIPLKTLISIEKQAGIKLR; from the coding sequence ATGGAAAGTCGAGAAATTATCAAAAAACTGAAGGATGAGGGATGGTATCAAGTAGGTACAACAGGAAGTCATCATCATTTTAAACATCCCCATAAAAAAGGGAAAGTGACTGTTCCTCACCCTAAAAAGGATATTCCCCTTAAAACCCTAATCAGTATCGAAAAACAAGCCGGTATTAAATTACGATAA
- a CDS encoding serine protease, with protein MIKPSIALILLFSLLPQPGLTLITPAAGNISNHPILTAQGDRELTEEQFLQRVTVRITSETNRGSGTIIAKKGDNYLVLTNAHVTRNTKTLQVQTYDGHSRAARIVPNSLSENQDLALLEFSDTREYSIATIAEFTINQNRIGLEVVAAGYVAETGQYRTTKGTLEQVSDRPLRDGYSVGYSGDIVQGMSGGGIFVEGELIGINGRSAHPILSNYIYEDGTKQPTDAEIQQMRAVNWGILLHTLLTYIRPEILSAYNLPLPPVNPDIETTAPTRYIAELEAKAKGFTVRIDSTSGGNGSGVIIAKKGNIYTVLTADHVFCEKIKGTTRCADYTYTVVTSDGKTRNIEKSTIIRQEGVDLAVFQFESLDNYPVAEIANYNPNSGDFVFAAGFPKIGQNPSKWLFSGGRIHDKEQGLLQTRQSPLSTQQGGTLQSVASLTGGYELVYTSITFGGMSGGAVLDSQGRVIGIHGSSETAGVGKIQLGFSLGIPISTFIGLQERLKVKPQLLTTAQPQVSPQQKQEISQAITGVIVPNTNAKADIWIERGGQLWRLRRYEEAIKAFDEAIKQNDPKNVYLAWYGKGLALFGLDKDQPAIEALQQAINTLPKGEDLKNFHSSILQQQSVVYRSLENYEQALTVINQAISLFPNNPKSYIIKWVVLYELKRYDEGLDTITQAIDLAPRAFWYAIRGSNYYLQKKYELALADFNKAMKLNPNYAMAYSGRGELYYYQKKYDLALADFNKAIELDSKLAITYNNRGNLYYYQQKYELALADWNKAIELDSKLAMAYSNRGNIYNDQQKYELALADWNKAIELDSKLAEAYNNRGRFYYNQQKYELALADFNKAIELDSKLAGAYSNRGGIYYNQQKYELALADFNKAIELDSKLAMAYNNRGGIYYYQQKDELALADFNKAIELDSKLAIAYYNRGSLYYLQQKYELALSDYNKAIKINKNAWFAMMGIGLVKYEQGSISEAIKQWEKALIINNQSAEIQLALAVAFYHQGEKDKALKLAESALSINSQLANIDFLKKILRTNKIFADVQKLLAHPELKNYVNQ; from the coding sequence ATGATCAAACCTTCGATCGCCCTCATCCTTCTTTTCTCCCTACTGCCTCAACCCGGGTTAACCCTTATCACCCCGGCTGCCGGAAATATTTCTAATCATCCCATTCTGACGGCACAGGGCGATCGGGAGCTTACCGAGGAGCAATTCCTACAACGAGTCACCGTTCGGATTACTAGCGAGACAAATCGGGGATCGGGGACGATTATTGCTAAAAAAGGCGATAATTACCTTGTCCTAACCAACGCCCACGTTACCCGCAACACGAAAACCCTACAGGTACAAACTTACGACGGCCACAGCCGTGCAGCCCGCATTGTCCCCAATTCCCTATCGGAGAATCAAGATCTCGCTCTGCTGGAGTTTAGCGATACCCGGGAATATTCGATCGCCACCATCGCGGAGTTTACCATCAATCAAAACAGGATCGGTTTAGAAGTGGTGGCCGCGGGATATGTTGCCGAAACGGGTCAGTATCGGACGACAAAGGGAACCCTCGAACAGGTGAGCGATCGACCCCTCCGGGATGGCTACAGCGTCGGTTATAGTGGCGATATCGTGCAGGGAATGAGTGGCGGCGGCATTTTTGTCGAGGGGGAGTTAATCGGCATTAACGGGCGATCGGCCCATCCGATTCTCTCTAACTACATCTACGAAGACGGTACAAAACAACCCACAGACGCAGAAATCCAACAGATGAGAGCGGTTAACTGGGGCATTCTCCTTCATACCCTATTAACCTACATCCGGCCCGAAATCCTCAGCGCCTATAACCTGCCCCTACCGCCGGTGAACCCCGATATAGAAACCACCGCCCCTACTCGCTATATCGCCGAATTAGAAGCGAAAGCGAAGGGTTTCACCGTCCGGATTGATAGTACGAGCGGTGGAAACGGTAGCGGTGTCATTATCGCTAAAAAAGGGAATATTTACACGGTTTTAACCGCAGACCATGTCTTCTGCGAAAAAATCAAAGGCACCACCAGATGTGCTGATTACACCTACACCGTCGTCACCAGCGACGGCAAAACTCGAAACATCGAGAAAAGCACCATCATCCGGCAGGAAGGGGTAGATTTAGCAGTTTTTCAGTTTGAAAGCCTGGACAATTATCCCGTTGCGGAAATAGCGAATTATAACCCAAATAGCGGTGATTTTGTTTTTGCGGCAGGCTTCCCCAAAATTGGACAAAATCCCTCGAAATGGTTGTTTAGTGGCGGTAGAATTCACGATAAAGAACAGGGATTACTACAAACCCGCCAAAGTCCTTTAAGCACTCAACAAGGGGGAACATTACAAAGTGTTGCTTCTTTAACCGGAGGCTATGAATTAGTTTATACCAGCATCACATTTGGGGGCATGAGTGGCGGTGCAGTCTTAGACTCCCAGGGGAGAGTAATAGGGATTCATGGAAGTTCGGAAACAGCAGGGGTAGGGAAAATTCAGCTAGGGTTTAGTTTAGGGATTCCCATTAGCACTTTTATCGGATTGCAAGAAAGATTGAAGGTAAAACCGCAATTATTAACCACTGCTCAACCCCAAGTTAGTCCGCAACAAAAACAAGAAATTAGTCAAGCGATTACTGGTGTTATTGTCCCTAATACCAATGCGAAGGCGGATATTTGGATAGAAAGGGGAGGACAATTATGGCGGTTACGGAGGTATGAGGAAGCAATTAAGGCGTTTGATGAAGCGATTAAGCAAAATGACCCCAAGAATGTCTATTTAGCTTGGTATGGGAAGGGATTAGCGTTATTTGGTTTAGATAAAGATCAACCAGCCATAGAAGCTTTGCAACAAGCGATTAATACCTTACCTAAAGGGGAAGATTTAAAGAACTTTCACAGTAGTATTTTACAACAGCAAAGTGTAGTTTATCGCTCTTTAGAAAATTATGAGCAAGCCTTAACGGTGATTAATCAGGCGATTTCTCTGTTTCCCAATAATCCTAAATCTTATATCATAAAATGGGTAGTATTATATGAGTTAAAACGTTATGATGAGGGATTAGACACAATTACTCAGGCAATTGATCTCGCTCCTCGTGCTTTTTGGTATGCGATTCGTGGGAGTAACTATTACTTGCAAAAAAAATACGAATTAGCTTTAGCTGACTTCAACAAAGCTATGAAACTTAATCCTAATTATGCTATGGCTTACTCTGGTCGGGGGGAGCTTTACTATTACCAAAAAAAATACGATTTAGCATTAGCTGACTTCAACAAAGCTATTGAACTTGATTCTAAGTTAGCTATAACTTACAACAATCGGGGGAATCTTTACTATTACCAACAAAAATACGAATTAGCTTTAGCTGACTGGAACAAAGCTATTGAACTTGATTCTAAGTTAGCTATGGCTTACAGCAATCGGGGGAATATTTACAATGACCAACAAAAATACGAATTAGCTTTAGCTGACTGGAACAAAGCTATTGAACTTGATTCTAAGTTAGCTGAGGCTTACAACAATCGTGGACGTTTTTACTATAACCAACAAAAATACGAATTAGCTTTAGCTGACTTCAACAAAGCTATTGAACTTGATTCTAAGTTAGCTGGGGCTTACAGCAATCGGGGGGGCATTTACTATAACCAACAAAAATACGAATTAGCTTTAGCTGACTTCAACAAAGCTATTGAACTTGATTCTAAGTTAGCTATGGCTTACAACAATCGGGGGGGTATTTACTATTACCAACAAAAAGACGAATTAGCATTAGCTGACTTCAACAAAGCTATTGAACTTGATTCTAAGTTAGCTATAGCTTACTACAATCGGGGGAGTCTTTACTATCTCCAACAAAAATACGAATTAGCCCTCTCTGACTACAACAAAGCTATTAAAATTAACAAAAATGCTTGGTTTGCTATGATGGGCATCGGCTTAGTTAAGTATGAACAAGGGTCAATAAGTGAAGCAATTAAACAATGGGAAAAAGCACTAATAATTAACAATCAATCAGCCGAAATTCAATTAGCTTTAGCCGTTGCTTTTTATCATCAAGGCGAAAAAGATAAAGCATTAAAACTCGCTGAAAGTGCTTTAAGTATTAATTCTCAACTTGCCAATATTGATTTCCTCAAAAAGATTTTACGGACAAACAAAATTTTTGCTGATGTTCAAAAATTATTAGCACATCCTGAACTAAAAAATTATGTTAATCAGTAG
- a CDS encoding CHASE2 domain-containing protein, whose amino-acid sequence MIKLLTLELDGTFDRGFKVKLEIRPDLNSRPQTVIKARLPANLELLTLYRQWQRHYSELEGFFKVLKDSNPQQITNSSQQSLVFKNCQEKAKLFEDNLNRWLNNSPEFEPIKTAILRSGNNFRIWVQTDNIWLQRFPWEKWEILQNTGADIAIIVSEYDTLARQLKNHEKIRILAILGYATDLKFLEEDRKTLDDIAGKAGAEIIWEKAPHPQKLNQLLRQETWNILFFSGHSASTEDGQDCEIQLTETHKLKIADFSFSLGEATKNGLKLAIFNSCDGIGLAQQLSREKGMALPHLIFMREKLPDPVSPKFLQYFLTAFTNNKSLYSAVHEAQKNLHDDWEKDYPCASWLPVVCPNPTEEPPTWHSFSNSPQKQQNWRRFALTFGLGLAVTMTVLAIRETGILEPLELNIYDRLMQLKPKDKPDERLLIVTIDRQDWAYQDRMGMKRPTIPGSDRKRSLAGEALSQLLNKLLPYEPQIIALDILRPIAASQDYPPLAKQLQNTPNFISICKFNNYPQPDGFPPPPELPKNQSGFSNIVPDETIAGVPRIRRFLYQAKLDRTSPCLPPDSLAKVDSMSCNFKDYAPSFSLLIAKRYLESQNQDFDCNKLERGILEINIGDTHLGDWLQSNRGPYRTSQSDTRSGRQVMLAYRRIADNGSDAITKIAPKKSLQQVLDPRFNPESVRGKIVLIGVTEPGIDDFLTPFSRNPSEAIPGVYLHAHAVSQILDTMTGKRTSIAFWNPLQEAFWVLGWSLVGGLLTWRFLRVKTVLLTVAIAMISLTGIGWLLFSYFGLWVPIIPPAIALLTTSGIFFFLRSYYLK is encoded by the coding sequence ATGATTAAACTCTTAACTCTCGAACTAGATGGCACATTTGATCGGGGATTTAAAGTAAAATTAGAAATTCGTCCCGATCTTAATTCTCGTCCCCAAACTGTGATCAAAGCAAGGCTACCAGCTAATTTAGAGTTATTAACTCTTTACCGTCAATGGCAACGTCACTATAGTGAATTAGAGGGATTTTTTAAAGTCTTAAAAGATAGCAATCCCCAACAAATTACCAATAGTTCTCAGCAGAGTTTAGTCTTTAAAAACTGCCAAGAAAAAGCCAAATTATTTGAGGATAACTTAAACAGATGGTTGAATAATAGCCCAGAATTTGAACCGATAAAAACCGCAATTCTGCGCTCTGGTAATAACTTTCGTATCTGGGTACAAACCGATAATATTTGGCTGCAAAGATTCCCCTGGGAAAAATGGGAAATTCTCCAAAATACCGGCGCAGATATAGCCATTATTGTCTCAGAATACGATACCTTAGCCAGACAATTAAAAAATCATGAAAAAATTCGGATTTTAGCCATTTTAGGCTATGCCACCGACTTAAAATTTCTCGAAGAAGATCGCAAAACCTTAGACGATATTGCGGGAAAAGCAGGAGCCGAAATTATCTGGGAAAAAGCTCCCCACCCGCAAAAATTAAATCAGTTATTGCGTCAAGAAACTTGGAATATCCTCTTTTTTAGCGGTCATAGTGCCAGTACAGAAGATGGACAAGATTGCGAAATTCAACTAACAGAAACTCATAAATTAAAGATAGCTGATTTTAGCTTTTCCCTGGGAGAAGCCACTAAAAACGGGTTAAAATTAGCGATATTTAACTCCTGTGATGGTATCGGTTTGGCACAACAACTATCCCGGGAAAAAGGGATGGCATTACCCCATCTAATCTTTATGCGCGAGAAATTACCCGATCCTGTTTCTCCCAAATTTCTGCAATACTTTTTAACCGCTTTTACCAATAATAAATCTCTCTATAGCGCCGTACATGAAGCCCAAAAAAATCTGCACGATGACTGGGAAAAAGACTATCCCTGTGCCAGTTGGCTGCCCGTAGTTTGCCCCAATCCCACCGAAGAACCCCCCACTTGGCATAGTTTTAGTAACTCCCCTCAAAAACAACAAAATTGGCGACGATTTGCTCTAACTTTCGGTTTAGGTTTAGCCGTAACGATGACAGTCTTGGCAATAAGAGAAACAGGAATTTTAGAACCATTAGAATTAAATATTTATGATCGTCTGATGCAACTAAAACCCAAAGATAAACCCGATGAAAGATTATTAATTGTTACCATCGATCGCCAAGATTGGGCCTATCAAGATCGCATGGGTATGAAAAGACCAACAATACCAGGAAGCGATCGAAAACGTTCCCTCGCAGGAGAAGCATTATCGCAGCTTTTAAATAAATTACTGCCCTACGAACCGCAAATTATCGCCTTAGATATCCTCCGTCCCATCGCTGCCAGTCAAGATTATCCACCCCTAGCCAAACAATTACAAAATACTCCTAATTTTATCTCGATTTGTAAGTTTAATAATTACCCGCAACCGGACGGATTTCCCCCACCCCCGGAACTGCCAAAAAATCAGAGTGGTTTTAGTAACATAGTCCCAGACGAAACCATTGCCGGAGTTCCCCGAATTCGTCGTTTTTTATATCAGGCAAAACTCGATCGCACCTCTCCCTGTCTTCCCCCGGATTCTTTGGCCAAAGTTGACTCAATGTCCTGTAATTTTAAAGATTATGCTCCTAGTTTTAGTCTCCTAATTGCCAAACGATATCTAGAATCCCAGAATCAAGATTTTGACTGCAATAAACTGGAGCGGGGAATTCTAGAAATTAATATCGGGGATACTCATCTCGGTGACTGGCTACAATCCAACCGCGGCCCCTACAGAACCAGTCAATCCGATACCCGATCCGGCCGTCAAGTTATGCTCGCTTACCGTCGAATCGCCGATAATGGCAGCGATGCAATCACAAAAATTGCCCCGAAAAAATCTCTCCAACAGGTTTTAGATCCGCGTTTTAATCCTGAATCGGTCCGGGGAAAAATTGTCCTGATTGGAGTAACAGAACCCGGGATCGATGATTTTTTAACCCCCTTTAGTCGCAACCCATCGGAAGCAATTCCGGGGGTTTATTTGCACGCGCACGCAGTCAGTCAAATTCTCGATACAATGACAGGAAAACGTACCTCGATCGCTTTCTGGAATCCCCTACAGGAGGCTTTCTGGGTGCTGGGTTGGTCTCTGGTGGGGGGATTGTTAACGTGGCGTTTTCTTCGGGTAAAAACGGTACTTTTGACAGTGGCGATCGCTATGATTTCCCTCACCGGTATCGGTTGGCTTCTCTTTAGTTATTTCGGTCTCTGGGTTCCGATTATCCCCCCAGCGATCGCACTTCTCACCACCTCCGGTATCTTCTTTTTTCTTCGTTCTTACTACTTAAAATAG
- a CDS encoding DUF1822 family protein, producing the protein MVNDWLELTPDSIWLEIPADVQEISWAKSASFTDASIRQRFYVNYLCQQVIFNYLQSGMPGVSLVENQEDFWQLGVNGFTVKLGEKSVIVIASETLDLEAIEIPQEWVDIPQLIGDYYLAVQVNTAESYLRIWGSTTHKDIKEKGQYIKRNLNYSLPRNQLQSGSDSLDLWGECQLQPVKIEQEKMEEKLSLDRLTTLLDILANPQLIFPRKAIAFQEWAAVIVNSNWRKILITRRQKSPVKLTNWFTDNFPIDWQSILNFSSLSLVPAFKNTEIKRIKDLGVELLGNPLALMITIAKTQEIFSLQATVYPTGETSTLPPHLKLSILTETGQVFREVIATDNDEFIRYRFDAELGDKFFIEVALESARVTEYLQV; encoded by the coding sequence ATGGTTAATGATTGGTTAGAACTAACTCCTGATAGCATTTGGCTAGAAATACCCGCAGATGTTCAAGAGATAAGTTGGGCAAAAAGTGCCAGTTTTACTGATGCCAGTATTCGTCAGAGATTTTATGTTAATTATCTTTGTCAACAAGTTATTTTTAACTATCTACAGTCAGGGATGCCTGGGGTTAGCTTAGTAGAAAATCAAGAGGATTTCTGGCAACTAGGAGTTAATGGTTTTACCGTTAAATTAGGCGAAAAGTCAGTAATAGTTATTGCCAGCGAAACTCTGGATCTAGAAGCGATCGAAATTCCTCAAGAATGGGTAGATATTCCTCAATTAATTGGTGATTATTATCTAGCGGTACAGGTAAACACTGCCGAAAGTTATCTGAGAATTTGGGGTTCTACTACCCATAAAGATATTAAAGAAAAAGGACAATATATTAAGCGTAATCTTAACTACTCTCTACCGAGAAATCAACTGCAATCAGGATCAGATTCTTTAGATTTATGGGGAGAGTGTCAATTACAACCAGTGAAGATTGAACAGGAAAAGATGGAAGAAAAACTATCTTTAGATAGATTGACAACCTTACTAGACATCTTAGCTAATCCTCAGTTAATCTTTCCCAGAAAAGCTATTGCTTTTCAAGAATGGGCAGCAGTTATCGTCAATAGTAACTGGAGAAAAATTTTAATTACCCGTCGGCAAAAATCTCCCGTCAAGTTAACCAATTGGTTTACTGATAATTTCCCCATTGATTGGCAAAGTATCCTCAATTTTAGCTCACTGTCACTGGTTCCAGCTTTCAAAAATACAGAAATTAAACGCATCAAAGATTTAGGAGTAGAATTACTGGGAAATCCCCTCGCTTTGATGATTACTATCGCTAAAACTCAAGAAATATTTAGCCTGCAAGCGACTGTTTACCCCACCGGAGAAACAAGCACTTTACCCCCCCATTTAAAATTAAGTATTCTCACCGAAACTGGCCAGGTTTTTCGAGAAGTAATTGCCACAGATAACGATGAATTTATTCGTTATCGATTTGATGCTGAATTGGGGGATAAATTCTTCATTGAAGTGGCTTTAGAATCGGCAAGAGTAACCGAATATTTACAAGTATAA